Genomic DNA from Halobacteriovorax sp. DA5:
AATTTCATTAACCTCAGTATGGGCCTTGAGGTAAGTTATAACTTTTTCAAAATCGGCCTTAAAAATTTCATGCTTTCCACTTAATTCATTCTTTCTGAAACAATAGCGACAAATTACCGGACAAATAGTTGTCGGAGTAAAAAGGGCGCGATTATCGTAGCGATGGATCAGTTGTGGAGCGACGTATTTTTGTTGATCACCAATTGGGTCATCAAATCCATCCTGATGAAGTTCTTGATTAGAAGGAAGAAATTGTTTGGCATGAATGCCATCAAATCCTTCTTTTTCAATTAGCTCATTTATATGATTGGGGATAAAAACTTCGTAGCGAGATGGTTCTAAATTGAGACCAAAGCGAGCATTGACTTCATCTGTGCTTCGCAGTCCTTTTCTCATTCTTCGCTATTATCTTTTTTGTTTTGTTCTTCGTATTTTTTAATGTCATTTAGGTGATGCCACTTGGCCCAATAGGCACATCCACGAATAAGAAGGGCCCCGTAAAGAGCAATTCCTGTAAAGTGAAGCATTACACTTACTGTAGAGAGCACACCTGTGTTTTGAAGTAACCAGTAGATCCAATAGAGTAGAGCGATGTGAATGATGAAGATCACGACAAATTGGATTTTATAAGAGATTGATTTTCCTGCTAGCATGGCGTCTTTATATAACTACTTTGAGTCATTTTCAACATGCTCACGGATTTCTTGGATCTTTTTAATGGCAAAAGATTTGTAGATATCTGTAAGTAGGCAGTGAGCGTAGAGAACATCGCCGGCAGGCATTGGTAAAAGAGCAACAGGTTTTATTGGTCTAAATTTACCTTTGTATGTTCCACCCTTGTATTTGATATCAATAACTTCTTGTTTAGCGATATGTGCTTGAAGTTTTTGAATCGTTTCAGGGGCTTCTGCGATATTGGCCTTTCTAAAGTCTTGGATATTTAGAATTTCACCTTCTTTAAGTTGGCGATTTGACTTCACTTCATCCAGGGTTTTAGCAAAAACACGAAGACAGGCAATTGTATCATCAAGTGCACGGTGATGATTTTCAAGAGGAATATCAAAGTGTTTACACAATGAACTTAGTTTATGGTTCTCACTTCCTTTCACATATTTTCGAGAAAGTTTGCATGAGCAATAAACCTTAGCTTTATGTAATTCCATCTTAAGTTGGTGCATCGCAA
This window encodes:
- a CDS encoding exonuclease domain-containing protein: MPSISQLKGIIINFTQSEIKNINKYFPEGLIALDLETSGLSPLVDEIIEIAAIKVIGNKIETFESLVKPKNPIPEFTTKIHGITDEMVKDSPSIEEVLPKFLEFSGTHTLVAHNAKFDIGFIVFAMHQLKMELHKAKVYCSCKLSRKYVKGSENHKLSSLCKHFDIPLENHHRALDDTIACLRVFAKTLDEVKSNRQLKEGEILNIQDFRKANIAEAPETIQKLQAHIAKQEVIDIKYKGGTYKGKFRPIKPVALLPMPAGDVLYAHCLLTDIYKSFAIKKIQEIREHVENDSK